A part of Saccharomonospora amisosensis genomic DNA contains:
- the recO gene encoding DNA repair protein RecO: MSLYRDTGVVLRVHKLGEADRIITLLTRRHGKVRAVAKGVRRTTSRFGARLEPFGHVDVQFYTGRTLDVITQVETVDAFALPIVGDYQRYTAASAITETADRLTAEEGEPVLKLYLLVTGALRALAGGQRDASLVLDAFFLRAMSFAGWAPAITECARCGEPGPHGAFNIQAGGSLCARCRVPGSVHPSPEVLVLLAALLHGDWPVAEESAAGVRRDVSGLVAAHLQWHLERQLKSLPLVERRAREAPITGRLGSDPVSGDTEVTRAAQGTRGRETADGVAGA, encoded by the coding sequence GTGAGTCTCTATCGGGACACCGGCGTGGTGCTGCGGGTGCACAAGCTCGGGGAAGCCGATCGCATCATCACGCTGCTGACCCGCAGGCACGGCAAGGTGCGCGCGGTTGCCAAGGGAGTGCGGCGGACCACCTCCCGGTTCGGGGCGAGGCTGGAACCGTTCGGGCACGTGGACGTGCAGTTCTACACCGGACGCACGCTCGACGTGATCACGCAGGTCGAGACGGTGGACGCGTTCGCGTTGCCGATCGTCGGCGACTACCAGCGTTACACGGCCGCCAGCGCGATCACCGAAACCGCCGACCGGCTGACCGCCGAGGAAGGCGAGCCGGTGCTGAAGCTGTACTTGCTGGTCACCGGTGCTTTGCGAGCACTGGCTGGCGGGCAGCGAGACGCCTCGCTGGTGCTGGACGCCTTCTTCCTGCGTGCGATGTCGTTCGCGGGGTGGGCACCGGCCATCACCGAGTGCGCCCGCTGCGGCGAGCCTGGACCGCACGGGGCGTTCAACATACAGGCGGGCGGTTCGCTGTGCGCGCGCTGCCGGGTTCCCGGTTCCGTGCACCCGTCGCCGGAGGTACTGGTGCTGCTCGCCGCGCTGTTGCACGGTGACTGGCCGGTGGCGGAGGAGAGCGCCGCGGGTGTCCGGCGCGATGTCAGCGGCCTTGTCGCGGCGCACCTGCAGTGGCATCTGGAGCGGCAGTTGAAGTCGCTGCCGCTCGTGGAACGCCGTGCCCGCGAGGCCCCGATCACGGGCAGGTTAGGGTCGGACCCGGTGTCCGGCGATACGGAGGTAACACGTGCGGCGCAGGGGACGCGAGGCCGCGAAACCGCGGATGGAGTTGCGGGAGCCTGA
- the era gene encoding GTPase Era, with product MNEGSRISEGGTAGPGTAEATGHDATGTAVHRSGFACFVGRPNAGKSTLTNALVGSKIAITSSKPQTTRHAIRGIVHREDAQLIIVDTPGLHRPRTLLGQRLNDLVRSTWSEVDVVGFCVPADERVGPGDRFIAGELAKIARRTPVLGIVTKTDLVTPERVAEQLVALQEVMDFADLVPVSAVDGFQVDKLADLLVARLPEGPQLYPGGDLTDEPEQTLVAELIREAALEGVRDELPHSIAVTIEEMHPREGRDDLVDVYAHLYVERPSQKGIVLGHRGARLKEVGAKARRHIEALLGSRVYLDLHVKVAKDWQRDPKQLRKLGF from the coding sequence ATGAACGAAGGTAGTCGTATCAGCGAGGGGGGCACGGCCGGGCCAGGCACCGCAGAGGCGACCGGGCATGACGCGACCGGGACAGCGGTGCACCGCTCGGGTTTCGCGTGCTTCGTCGGCAGGCCCAACGCGGGCAAGTCCACGCTGACCAACGCGCTGGTCGGTTCCAAGATCGCGATCACTTCGAGCAAGCCGCAGACGACCCGGCACGCGATCAGGGGCATCGTGCACCGTGAGGACGCCCAGCTCATCATCGTCGACACGCCCGGTCTGCACCGGCCGAGGACGCTGCTCGGCCAGCGGCTCAACGACCTGGTGCGTTCCACGTGGTCGGAGGTGGACGTCGTCGGATTCTGCGTGCCCGCCGACGAGCGGGTCGGTCCGGGTGACCGGTTCATCGCGGGCGAACTGGCCAAGATCGCGCGAAGGACCCCGGTGCTCGGCATCGTCACCAAGACCGACCTCGTCACCCCGGAGCGCGTCGCGGAGCAACTCGTCGCGCTGCAGGAGGTGATGGACTTCGCCGACCTGGTGCCCGTATCCGCAGTCGACGGCTTCCAGGTCGACAAGCTCGCCGACCTGCTGGTGGCCCGGCTTCCCGAGGGCCCGCAGTTGTATCCGGGCGGTGACCTTACCGATGAACCGGAGCAGACGCTGGTCGCCGAGCTGATCAGGGAGGCGGCGCTGGAAGGCGTGCGCGACGAGTTGCCGCACTCCATCGCGGTGACCATCGAGGAGATGCACCCCCGCGAGGGCCGCGACGACCTGGTGGACGTATACGCGCACCTGTACGTGGAGCGGCCCAGCCAGAAGGGCATAGTTCTCGGGCACCGAGGGGCGCGGCTGAAAGAGGTCGGGGCCAAGGCGCGCAGACACATCGAGGCGCTGCTGGGTAGCAGGGTGTACCTCGACCTGCACGTCAAGGTGGCCAAGGACTGGCAGCGCGACCCCAAGCAACTGCGCAAGCTGGGTTTCTAG
- a CDS encoding IS110 family transposase produces MGVGIDWAESFHDVALGRPDNGIVEQFRIDHTAAGVGRLIARCLELETDPADVRVVLETRHGVLVEALTDAGFTVLPVNPDLVARRRGPAKKKDDAEDARICCLLALDQFLELRKLIPHGNLAGELRSIARDDERAARDQRRLLNRLRADLLATFPAALTIAGDDLGSPVMLKLLATWPTHAQLAGAGTDAIESFARSSRHGWPDRFAARVADALTVEQLPVRDYLIRAKATTISLTATQLLALREARKSWERRMAELLLGDTRYGRAKQPRNPDPGKAIPGGDIYLSFPGLGDILAARIAGEIGDHIEQFDTPNGLQCYAGTAPVTRRSGRSELVIARRLAHNRYLGTAVHQWAFCTLTTSTWAREFYDRKITAGKAHHSALRALANRWLEILWHCLTKGIRYDEAVHIRNRSKTLQTATAA; encoded by the coding sequence TTGGGAGTTGGTATCGACTGGGCGGAGTCGTTTCACGATGTCGCGCTCGGCAGACCTGATAATGGGATCGTCGAACAGTTTCGTATCGACCACACCGCGGCCGGTGTGGGCCGGTTGATCGCTCGGTGCTTGGAGTTGGAAACCGACCCGGCTGATGTGCGTGTTGTGTTGGAAACCCGGCACGGTGTATTGGTCGAGGCATTGACCGACGCGGGGTTTACCGTGTTGCCGGTCAACCCTGACCTGGTCGCCCGCCGTCGTGGCCCGGCGAAGAAGAAAGACGACGCCGAAGACGCCCGGATCTGTTGTTTGCTGGCGTTGGATCAGTTTCTGGAATTGCGGAAGTTGATCCCGCACGGCAATCTGGCTGGCGAATTGCGTTCGATCGCCCGCGATGACGAACGAGCGGCCCGGGACCAGCGGCGGCTGCTCAACCGTCTTCGCGCCGATCTGCTGGCCACTTTCCCGGCCGCGCTGACCATCGCCGGTGACGATCTGGGCAGCCCTGTCATGCTGAAACTGCTGGCCACCTGGCCCACACACGCCCAACTCGCCGGCGCCGGTACCGACGCGATCGAGTCCTTCGCGCGGTCTTCCCGACACGGCTGGCCGGACCGGTTCGCCGCCCGTGTTGCCGACGCCCTCACCGTCGAGCAACTCCCGGTTCGCGATTACCTGATCCGCGCGAAAGCCACCACAATCTCGTTGACCGCGACCCAGCTTCTCGCGTTGCGTGAGGCTCGGAAATCGTGGGAACGCCGCATGGCAGAACTGCTCCTCGGCGACACCCGGTACGGCCGCGCCAAACAACCCAGAAATCCCGATCCGGGAAAAGCGATACCGGGCGGTGACATCTACCTGAGTTTCCCCGGACTTGGGGACATCCTCGCCGCCCGGATCGCCGGAGAGATCGGGGATCACATCGAGCAATTCGACACCCCGAACGGGCTGCAATGCTACGCCGGAACCGCACCCGTAACCCGACGATCCGGCCGCAGCGAGCTCGTCATCGCCCGCCGCCTGGCCCATAACCGATATCTCGGCACCGCCGTGCACCAATGGGCCTTCTGCACCCTCACAACCTCGACCTGGGCGCGCGAGTTCTACGACCGGAAAATCACCGCCGGAAAAGCACACCACAGCGCCCTGCGCGCCCTCGCCAACCGCTGGCTGGAAATCCTCTGGCACTGCCTCACCAAAGGCATCCGCTACGACGAAGCCGTACACATACGCAACCGATCCAAAACCCTCCAAACAGCTACCGCCGCCTGA
- a CDS encoding cytidine deaminase, with protein sequence MPDLDPEDEKIIILARSARARVQAEEGAAVRDVDGRTYAAATVELPSLKLTALQAAVAAAVSSGAEGLEAAAVVTDAAAVGDLSVRAVRELTPDAPILRADAAGELRETIR encoded by the coding sequence ATGCCTGACCTCGACCCCGAGGACGAGAAGATCATCATCCTCGCGCGCTCCGCACGGGCGCGGGTGCAGGCCGAGGAAGGCGCCGCCGTGCGCGACGTCGACGGCCGCACATACGCGGCGGCCACCGTGGAACTGCCTTCGCTGAAGTTGACGGCACTGCAGGCCGCCGTGGCGGCCGCGGTGTCCAGCGGAGCCGAGGGACTGGAAGCGGCCGCCGTGGTGACCGACGCCGCCGCGGTCGGCGACCTGTCGGTGCGTGCCGTGCGCGAGCTGACCCCCGACGCGCCGATACTGCGGGCCGACGCGGCGGGGGAGTTGCGGGAGACCATCCGGTGA
- a CDS encoding hemolysin family protein, translated as MSSSATFLVVAVLLVLLGGSFAAADAAVSTASLARAEGLVRAGRAGSRQLVAVLKERSRHINLLLLLRMGAELTATVFVTVVSLRWFDQVWLAVLVAGLVMVLVSYVIVGVGPRTVGRQHPYRVGLAVAGPVRVLGKVLGPLSRLLIVLGNAITPGRGFREGPFTTEDELRELVDLAGERGVVGTDEREMIHSVFELGDTVAREVMVPRTEIVWIEQGKTVRQALALSMRTGFTRLPVIGESVDDIVGIVNLKDLVGASMADGGTARQVSELMSQATFVPDSKRLDNLLKEMQVSRTHMVIAVDEYGGTAGLLTIEDIIEEIVGEITDESDTEETPPVEVVDDHVVRVSARLGVDDLGELFGVDLSDHDVETVGGLLAQRLGRVPLPGAEAEVEGLRLRAEGGKDRRGRMRITTVVVRTADGHRIGPNTATRTDEQDERDRRVEHA; from the coding sequence GTGAGCAGTTCGGCCACCTTCCTGGTCGTCGCCGTCCTGCTGGTGCTGCTGGGCGGCAGCTTCGCCGCCGCGGACGCGGCCGTAAGCACCGCGTCGCTGGCTCGCGCCGAGGGGCTGGTGCGTGCGGGCCGGGCCGGTTCAAGGCAACTCGTGGCCGTGCTGAAGGAACGCAGCAGACACATCAACCTGCTCCTGCTGCTGCGGATGGGCGCGGAGCTGACCGCGACCGTGTTCGTCACGGTTGTCAGCCTGCGCTGGTTTGACCAGGTATGGCTGGCCGTGCTGGTCGCGGGTCTGGTCATGGTGCTGGTGAGCTACGTCATCGTCGGCGTCGGTCCACGCACCGTCGGCAGGCAGCACCCCTACCGCGTCGGTCTCGCGGTAGCGGGTCCGGTGCGGGTGCTCGGTAAGGTGCTTGGCCCGCTGAGCAGGCTGCTCATCGTGCTCGGCAACGCCATCACACCGGGCAGGGGATTCCGCGAGGGACCGTTCACCACCGAGGACGAGTTGCGCGAGCTGGTCGATCTCGCGGGGGAACGCGGCGTTGTGGGCACCGACGAGCGCGAGATGATCCACTCGGTGTTCGAACTGGGGGACACGGTCGCGCGTGAGGTGATGGTGCCGCGCACCGAGATCGTGTGGATCGAGCAGGGCAAGACGGTAAGGCAGGCGCTGGCGCTGTCGATGCGCACGGGTTTCACCCGGCTGCCGGTGATCGGAGAGTCGGTGGACGACATCGTCGGCATCGTCAACCTGAAAGACCTGGTCGGTGCCTCCATGGCTGACGGGGGCACCGCGCGGCAGGTGAGTGAGCTGATGAGCCAGGCCACGTTCGTGCCGGACTCCAAACGGCTGGACAACCTGCTGAAGGAGATGCAGGTGTCGCGTACCCATATGGTGATCGCCGTCGACGAGTACGGTGGCACGGCGGGCCTGCTCACCATCGAGGACATCATCGAGGAGATCGTCGGCGAGATCACCGACGAGTCCGACACCGAGGAGACCCCTCCGGTGGAAGTGGTCGACGACCATGTCGTGCGCGTGTCGGCAAGGCTTGGTGTCGACGATCTCGGCGAGTTGTTCGGGGTGGACCTGTCCGACCACGACGTGGAAACCGTGGGCGGGTTGCTGGCGCAGCGGCTCGGCCGAGTACCGCTGCCCGGCGCCGAGGCCGAGGTGGAGGGCCTTCGGCTACGGGCGGAGGGTGGCAAGGACCGCAGGGGCCGGATGCGCATCACCACGGTTGTCGTCCGCACGGCCGATGGGCACCGGATCGGCCCGAACACCGCGACCCGAACCGACGAGCAAGACGAACGCGACAGGAGAGTCGAACATGCCTGA
- the ybeY gene encoding rRNA maturation RNase YbeY — translation MSIEIANESGVNVDEVSIVSAARFALDQMEVSPLAELSVLLVTLDVMEELHERWMDLPGPTDVMAFPMDELESTRRPDAAEASPALLGDIVLCPAFAKEQARSAGHSLLDELHLLTVHGVLHLLGYDHAEPAEEQEMFALQKRILGDFRAAVAQVQRRDAQRDNDERLLGAAGLDGRPEPEAP, via the coding sequence GTGAGCATCGAGATCGCCAACGAGTCGGGGGTCAACGTCGACGAGGTGTCGATCGTGTCCGCCGCCCGGTTCGCGCTCGACCAGATGGAGGTCAGCCCGCTGGCCGAGTTGTCGGTGTTGCTCGTGACACTGGACGTGATGGAGGAACTGCACGAGCGTTGGATGGACCTGCCAGGGCCCACCGACGTGATGGCGTTTCCGATGGACGAGTTGGAGTCCACCCGGCGCCCCGACGCGGCCGAGGCCTCGCCCGCGTTGCTCGGCGACATCGTGCTGTGCCCCGCGTTCGCCAAGGAGCAGGCGCGCTCGGCGGGCCATTCGCTGCTTGACGAGTTGCACCTGCTGACCGTGCACGGTGTGCTGCATCTGCTCGGCTACGACCATGCGGAGCCCGCCGAGGAGCAGGAGATGTTCGCGCTGCAGAAGCGCATCCTCGGCGACTTCCGCGCGGCCGTGGCCCAGGTGCAGCGCCGCGACGCGCAGCGCGACAACGACGAGCGGCTGCTCGGTGCTGCGGGACTCGACGGAAGGCCGGAGCCGGAGGCGCCGTGA
- a CDS encoding PhoH family protein — protein sequence MAGTVPQHSAQAAEAAQAAATPAQRAQSNFEVPDTAALVLLGTRDENLRAAEELLDADVHVRGNEITLTGDPADVAFAERVFAELVTLADRGQQVGPDTVRRTVAMLSAGASESPADVLSMDILSRRGRTIRPKTLNQKRYVDAIDKHTVVFGVGPAGTGKTYLAMAKAVQALQAKQVNRIILTRPAVEAGERLGFLPGTLYEKIDPYLRPLYDALHDMVDPESIPRLMQAGTIEIAPLAYMRGRTLNDAFIILDEAQNTTPEQMKMFLTRLGFGSKIVVTGDITQVDLPSGQRSGLRVVRDILEGVADLHFATLTSHDVVRHKLVGDIVDAYEKWHAVQEASGNGHVVGGQGRR from the coding sequence GTGGCCGGAACCGTTCCGCAGCATTCCGCACAAGCCGCAGAAGCCGCACAAGCCGCGGCGACCCCAGCGCAGCGGGCACAGTCGAATTTCGAGGTCCCCGACACCGCAGCGCTCGTGCTACTCGGGACTCGTGACGAGAACCTCCGCGCCGCGGAAGAGCTTCTCGACGCCGATGTGCACGTGCGGGGCAACGAGATCACCCTGACCGGCGACCCCGCCGACGTGGCGTTCGCCGAGCGCGTTTTCGCCGAACTGGTGACCCTCGCCGACCGCGGCCAGCAGGTCGGGCCGGACACGGTCCGGCGCACGGTCGCCATGCTCTCCGCGGGCGCCTCCGAGTCTCCCGCTGACGTGCTCAGCATGGACATCCTGTCCCGGCGCGGCCGGACCATCCGGCCGAAGACGCTGAACCAGAAGCGCTACGTCGACGCGATCGACAAGCACACGGTCGTCTTCGGTGTCGGTCCCGCGGGCACGGGCAAGACCTACCTGGCGATGGCCAAGGCCGTGCAGGCGCTGCAGGCCAAGCAGGTGAACCGGATCATCCTGACCAGGCCCGCCGTGGAGGCCGGTGAGCGGTTGGGCTTCCTGCCGGGAACGCTGTACGAGAAGATCGACCCATACCTGCGGCCGCTGTACGACGCGTTGCACGACATGGTGGACCCGGAGTCGATCCCCCGGCTCATGCAGGCGGGCACCATCGAGATCGCCCCGCTGGCCTACATGCGTGGCCGCACCCTCAACGACGCCTTCATCATCCTCGACGAGGCGCAGAACACCACGCCGGAGCAGATGAAGATGTTCCTGACCAGGCTGGGGTTCGGCTCGAAGATCGTGGTCACCGGCGACATCACGCAGGTGGACCTGCCCAGCGGGCAGCGAAGCGGGCTGCGGGTTGTCCGTGACATCCTCGAAGGAGTCGCTGACCTGCACTTCGCCACGCTCACCAGCCACGACGTTGTGCGGCACAAGCTGGTGGGCGACATCGTCGATGCCTACGAGAAGTGGCACGCGGTGCAGGAGGCGTCTGGCAACGGTCACGTGGTCGGTGGGCAGGGGCGCAGGTGA
- a CDS encoding histidine triad nucleotide-binding protein, producing MSDAETLFEKIIARELPADIVHETETTLAFRDINPQASTHVLVVPKTRYRDVAELAAADPQLLADVVATAARVAELEGLGDGYRVVFNTGADAGQTVFHVHAHVLGGEQLGFFGRYTGASG from the coding sequence ATGAGCGACGCGGAGACCTTGTTCGAGAAGATCATCGCCAGGGAACTGCCCGCCGACATCGTGCACGAGACCGAGACGACGCTGGCGTTCCGTGACATCAACCCGCAGGCCAGCACCCACGTTCTCGTCGTGCCCAAGACCCGGTACCGAGACGTGGCCGAACTCGCCGCCGCCGATCCCCAGTTGCTCGCCGACGTGGTGGCCACAGCGGCCAGGGTGGCGGAGCTGGAGGGGCTGGGCGATGGCTACCGTGTCGTGTTCAACACCGGCGCGGACGCAGGTCAGACCGTATTTCACGTGCACGCACACGTGCTCGGAGGGGAACAGCTCGGGTTCTTCGGGCGTTATACGGGTGCGTCAGGATAA
- a CDS encoding MarR family winged helix-turn-helix transcriptional regulator encodes MTTADEDRAAVADFPTRTAAFLLAQLGAHARSRFAERAGELGLTLPDIVLLRMIACEPGRSQRSLAAELGVVPSRVVALIDSLDARGLVDRRRCPKDRRNHALHLTGKAHTLLARVREAAAAHEDDICAALDAGERTRLTALLERMALQQGLDTDPCPPCRSRV; translated from the coding sequence GTGACCACGGCGGACGAAGACCGGGCGGCGGTCGCGGATTTCCCGACCAGGACCGCGGCCTTCCTGCTCGCCCAGCTCGGTGCGCATGCGCGGAGCCGGTTCGCCGAACGTGCTGGTGAGCTGGGCCTGACACTTCCTGACATCGTGTTGTTGCGGATGATCGCCTGCGAGCCAGGACGCAGCCAGCGCTCGCTGGCCGCCGAGTTGGGGGTGGTGCCCAGCCGGGTCGTCGCGCTCATCGACAGCCTGGACGCCAGGGGCCTGGTGGACCGGCGGCGGTGTCCCAAGGACCGTCGCAACCACGCCCTGCACCTAACCGGCAAGGCTCACACGCTGCTCGCCAGGGTGCGAGAGGCCGCGGCCGCACACGAGGACGACATCTGCGCCGCGCTCGACGCGGGAGAACGTACCCGGCTGACCGCGTTGCTCGAACGGATGGCGCTGCAGCAGGGCCTGGATACCGATCCGTGTCCCCCGTGCCGGTCTCGGGTCTGA
- a CDS encoding DoxX family protein encodes MDLALWISAGLLAAVALVGGISKTFVPKEKLAGAAGGRWTANASRGFIKTLGVLELLASVGLILPALVDIAPIMVPVTAVCWALLMVGAVSTHVRYRDGAKFVVATSAYLALAAFVAWGRFGPESFIA; translated from the coding sequence ATGGACCTCGCACTGTGGATCTCCGCAGGGCTGCTCGCCGCCGTCGCACTGGTCGGCGGTATCAGCAAGACCTTCGTACCCAAGGAAAAGCTGGCGGGAGCCGCGGGCGGGCGCTGGACCGCCAACGCGAGCCGCGGCTTCATCAAGACCCTCGGCGTCCTGGAGTTGCTGGCCTCGGTCGGGCTGATCCTGCCCGCCTTGGTCGACATCGCACCGATCATGGTGCCGGTAACCGCCGTGTGCTGGGCGTTGCTGATGGTCGGCGCGGTAAGCACCCACGTGCGGTACCGCGACGGCGCGAAGTTCGTGGTGGCGACCTCGGCCTATCTCGCCCTCGCCGCGTTCGTCGCGTGGGGACGCTTCGGCCCGGAGTCCTTCATCGCCTGA
- a CDS encoding 16S rRNA (uracil(1498)-N(3))-methyltransferase, whose translation MPDATPPVFLVATLPEGPHAVLDGEEARHAVTVRRMRQGERLALCDGEGALAECVVESIRPGRAPSLELLVTRRRLEQPPALLVTVAQALIKGDRGELAVELATEAGADAVVPWRAARSIARWEEGARGAKALGRWRNAARVATKQARRGRVPTVSEPVDTDGLAELVSRAAGAVVLDAGAERTLAEVELPERGEFVLVVGPEGGVTEEEVDTLVAVGAIRARLGPTVLRASTAATVALGALGALTARWR comes from the coding sequence ATGCCCGACGCGACGCCTCCGGTCTTCCTGGTGGCGACGCTGCCCGAGGGCCCGCATGCGGTGCTGGACGGCGAGGAGGCACGCCACGCCGTCACCGTGCGACGCATGCGGCAGGGGGAGCGGCTGGCGCTGTGTGACGGCGAGGGCGCCCTCGCCGAGTGTGTCGTGGAGTCGATAAGGCCTGGCAGGGCTCCCTCACTGGAGCTGCTGGTGACGCGACGGCGGCTGGAGCAGCCTCCCGCGCTGCTCGTGACGGTCGCGCAGGCGCTGATCAAGGGTGACCGAGGTGAGCTGGCCGTCGAGTTGGCCACCGAGGCAGGCGCGGATGCGGTCGTACCTTGGCGTGCGGCGCGCAGCATCGCTCGCTGGGAGGAGGGTGCCAGGGGCGCCAAGGCATTGGGCCGCTGGCGCAACGCGGCCAGAGTCGCCACGAAGCAGGCGCGTCGTGGCCGGGTGCCGACGGTGAGCGAACCGGTGGACACCGATGGGCTCGCCGAGCTGGTGTCGCGGGCGGCGGGTGCGGTGGTGCTCGACGCGGGCGCGGAGCGGACCCTCGCCGAGGTTGAGCTGCCGGAGCGCGGCGAGTTTGTCCTGGTGGTGGGGCCGGAGGGTGGCGTAACCGAGGAGGAGGTCGACACACTGGTCGCCGTGGGCGCGATCAGGGCGCGGCTGGGCCCGACTGTGCTGCGCGCGTCCACGGCCGCCACCGTCGCGCTGGGTGCGCTCGGTGCCCTGACCGCGCGCTGGCGATAG
- the dnaJ gene encoding molecular chaperone DnaJ: MARDYYGILGVSKNATDQEIKRAYRKLARELHPDVNPSEDAQHRFSEVTTAYEVLSDPQKRKVVDLGGDPLDNGASAGGRDPFAGFGGLGDIMDAFFGAATGGGRGRGPRSRVQPGSDALIRLSLTLEECATGVDKEIAVDTAILCDRCRGAGTAEGGTVTTCDTCGGQGEIQSVQRSFLGQVVTARPCPVCRGFGEVITDPCQQCGGDGRVRARRNVTAKIPPGVGDGMRIRLSGQGEVGPGGGPAGDLYVEIDEAPHEVFVREGNDLHCHLRIPMTSAALGATVPLETLVDGVQDIDIEPGTQPNAELLLTGMGMPRLRSSGRVDGRGDLHVHIDVVVPTKLDEEQAELLRQLAQIRGEEAPSLAGNGHKQGGLFSKLRAKSR; encoded by the coding sequence GTGGCCAGGGACTACTACGGCATCCTCGGGGTGTCGAAGAACGCGACCGATCAGGAGATCAAGCGCGCATACCGCAAGCTCGCGCGTGAGCTGCACCCTGATGTCAACCCGTCCGAGGACGCGCAGCACCGCTTCAGCGAGGTCACCACCGCCTACGAGGTGCTGTCCGATCCACAGAAGCGCAAGGTGGTCGACCTCGGTGGCGACCCGCTGGACAACGGCGCGAGCGCGGGCGGGCGCGACCCTTTCGCTGGTTTCGGCGGGCTCGGCGACATCATGGATGCCTTCTTCGGCGCCGCCACCGGTGGTGGCAGGGGCAGGGGTCCGCGCAGCCGTGTTCAGCCGGGCTCGGACGCGCTGATCAGGCTGAGCCTGACACTGGAGGAGTGCGCGACGGGCGTGGACAAGGAGATCGCCGTCGACACGGCGATCCTGTGCGACCGTTGCCGCGGCGCGGGCACCGCGGAGGGTGGCACCGTCACCACCTGCGACACCTGCGGTGGGCAGGGCGAGATTCAGTCGGTGCAACGTTCCTTCCTCGGGCAGGTGGTTACCGCGAGGCCGTGCCCGGTGTGCCGCGGCTTCGGCGAGGTCATCACCGACCCGTGCCAGCAGTGCGGCGGTGACGGCCGGGTGCGGGCGCGGCGCAACGTGACCGCGAAGATCCCGCCGGGTGTTGGCGACGGCATGCGCATCCGGCTTTCCGGGCAGGGCGAGGTAGGCCCTGGCGGTGGCCCCGCGGGTGACCTGTACGTGGAGATCGACGAGGCTCCGCACGAGGTCTTCGTCAGGGAGGGCAACGACCTGCACTGTCATCTGCGCATCCCGATGACGAGTGCCGCGCTCGGTGCCACCGTTCCGCTGGAGACCCTCGTCGACGGGGTGCAGGACATCGACATCGAGCCGGGGACCCAGCCGAACGCCGAGTTGCTGCTCACCGGCATGGGCATGCCGAGGCTGCGCTCGTCCGGCCGCGTCGACGGCAGGGGTGACCTGCACGTGCACATCGATGTCGTCGTGCCGACCAAGCTGGACGAGGAGCAGGCGGAGTTGTTGCGTCAGCTCGCGCAGATCCGTGGTGAGGAAGCGCCGTCGCTGGCGGGCAACGGCCACAAGCAGGGCGGCCTGTTCTCGAAGCTGCGCGCCAAGAGCCGCTGA
- the hrcA gene encoding heat-inducible transcriptional repressor HrcA, with product MASADERRFEVLRAIVADYVSNHEPVGSKALVDRHNLGVSSATVRNDMAALEEDGYITQPHTSAGRIPTDKGYRLFVDKLSEVKPLSSAERRAIGQFLEGALDLDDVLRRSVRLLAQLTRQVAVVQYPTLTNSTVRHVEVVLLTPARLMLVLITDTGRVDQRIVDLGDVISDDSVARLRDVLNSALQGHRLAEAAAKVSELPEHAPTELRDAMTRVCTVLVESLVEHPEERLVLGGTANLTRNVADFPGSLRQVLEALEEQVVVLKLLAAARNPGAITVRIGEENEDEQMRSTSVVSIGYGSDEILMGGMGVVGPTRMDYPGTIAAVRAVANYVGQILSGK from the coding sequence GTGGCCAGCGCTGACGAGCGTCGCTTCGAGGTGTTGCGCGCCATCGTTGCCGACTACGTGTCCAACCACGAGCCGGTCGGTTCGAAGGCGTTGGTCGACCGGCACAACCTGGGCGTGTCGAGTGCCACCGTTCGCAACGACATGGCCGCCCTCGAGGAGGACGGCTACATCACCCAGCCGCACACCAGCGCGGGCCGTATCCCCACGGACAAGGGCTACCGGCTGTTCGTGGACAAACTTTCCGAGGTCAAGCCGCTTTCCAGCGCCGAGCGGCGGGCGATCGGGCAGTTCCTAGAGGGTGCGCTCGATCTCGACGACGTCCTCAGGCGGTCGGTGCGGCTGCTGGCACAGCTGACCCGGCAGGTGGCGGTGGTGCAGTACCCGACACTGACCAACTCCACGGTGCGGCACGTGGAGGTGGTCCTGCTCACCCCTGCCCGGCTCATGCTCGTGCTCATCACCGACACCGGCCGCGTCGACCAGCGGATCGTCGACCTCGGGGACGTGATCAGCGACGATTCGGTGGCCCGGCTTCGTGACGTGCTGAACTCGGCGCTGCAGGGGCACCGGCTCGCCGAGGCCGCCGCGAAGGTGTCCGAACTGCCCGAGCACGCCCCAACCGAACTGCGGGACGCCATGACACGGGTGTGCACCGTGCTCGTGGAGTCCCTGGTGGAGCACCCGGAGGAACGCCTGGTGCTCGGTGGTACCGCCAACCTGACGCGCAACGTCGCCGACTTCCCTGGCTCGCTGCGGCAGGTGCTGGAAGCCCTGGAGGAGCAGGTGGTGGTGTTGAAACTGCTCGCCGCCGCGCGTAACCCCGGTGCGATCACGGTGCGGATCGGGGAGGAGAATGAGGACGAGCAGATGCGCAGTACGTCGGTGGTGTCGATCGGCTACGGCTCGGACGAGATCTTGATGGGGGGCATGGGTGTCGTCGGCCCCACCAGGATGGACTATCCGGGCACGATCGCGGCGGTGCGTGCTGTGGCCAACTACGTGGGCCAGATCCTGTCCGGCAAGTAG